One window of the Shewanella cyperi genome contains the following:
- the infC gene encoding translation initiation factor IF-3 encodes MKIKKAGRQSAPNRINEEITGVPEVRLTGIDGEAIGVVSIREAQELADEAGVDLVEISPNAEPPVCRIMDYGKYLFDKSKAQKEQKKKQKQVQVKEIKFRPGTDENDYQVKLRNLIRFLEDGDKAKITLRFRGREMAHQNLGMDLLNRIKADLEEYAVVESFPKMEGRQAIMVLAPKKK; translated from the coding sequence ATAAAGATCAAAAAAGCAGGGCGTCAATCGGCCCCGAACAGAATCAATGAAGAAATTACCGGCGTACCTGAGGTGCGTTTAACCGGCATTGATGGTGAAGCTATTGGTGTAGTCAGCATCAGAGAAGCTCAAGAGTTGGCCGATGAAGCCGGAGTCGATCTCGTTGAGATCAGTCCTAATGCAGAACCTCCAGTCTGTCGTATAATGGACTACGGTAAATATCTGTTCGATAAGTCGAAAGCACAAAAAGAACAGAAGAAGAAGCAAAAGCAGGTCCAGGTTAAGGAAATCAAATTCCGTCCTGGAACTGACGAAAACGACTATCAGGTAAAACTACGCAACCTGATTCGTTTTCTTGAAGACGGTGACAAAGCGAAAATCACGCTGCGTTTCCGGGGTCGCGAAATGGCACACCAAAACCTGGGTATGGATCTGTTGAACCGTATCAAGGCCGATTTGGAAGAGTATGCGGTTGTCGAGTCCTTCCCGAAAATGGAAGGCCGCCAAGCCATCATGGTGCTGGCACCCAAAAAGAAATAG
- the thrS gene encoding threonine--tRNA ligase encodes MPVITLPDGSQRVFANPVSTLDVAADIGPGLAKACIAGRVNGELKDACDLITDDATLSIITTKDEEGLEILRHSCAHLLGHAIKQLWPETKMAIGPVIDNGFYYDVDLDHKLHQDDLDALEKRMLELAKTDYNVIKRVVSWQEARDTFESRGESYKMAILDENIAKDATPALYHHEEYTDMCRGPHVPNMRFCHHFKLMSVAGAYWRGNSDNKMLQRIYGTAWGDKKALSTHLARLEEAAKRDHRKIGKQLDLYHMQEEAPGMVFWHNDGWSIFRELETFVRHKLNEYVYDEVKGPFMMDRVLWERSGHWDKYADAMFTTSSEAREYAIKPMNCPGHVQIFNQGLKSYRDLPLRMAEFGCCHRNEPSGSLHGLMRVRGFTQDDAHIFCTEEQVQTEVSACIKMVYDTYSTFGFQNIVVKLSTRPEKRIGDDAMWDRAESALIEALNANGISFEILPGEGAFYGPKIEFTLHDCLDRAWQCGTVQLDYALPGRLGATYVAEDNSRQTPVMIHRAILGSLERFIGILIEEYAGRFPTWLAPMQVVVMNITDKQSDYVEEVVKFFKEQGIRASKDLRNEKIGFKIREHTLRRVPYLLVVGDQEMENREIAVRTRDGVDLGKMSIELFASKVKEQISHRSLKLLED; translated from the coding sequence ATGCCCGTAATTACACTTCCTGATGGCAGCCAACGTGTGTTTGCCAATCCCGTATCCACTCTGGATGTTGCCGCCGACATAGGCCCTGGTCTCGCAAAGGCCTGTATTGCCGGTCGCGTTAATGGCGAACTGAAAGATGCCTGTGATCTGATAACCGACGACGCCACCTTATCCATCATCACCACCAAGGATGAAGAGGGCCTGGAGATATTGCGTCACTCCTGTGCGCACTTGCTCGGTCATGCTATCAAGCAACTGTGGCCCGAAACCAAGATGGCCATTGGTCCTGTGATCGACAACGGCTTCTACTATGATGTGGACCTGGACCACAAGCTGCATCAGGATGATCTGGACGCGCTGGAAAAGCGCATGCTGGAACTGGCCAAAACAGATTACAACGTGATCAAACGCGTGGTGAGCTGGCAGGAAGCCCGTGACACCTTTGAAAGCCGCGGTGAGTCGTACAAGATGGCAATCCTGGACGAGAATATCGCCAAGGATGCCACCCCGGCCCTGTACCATCACGAAGAATACACAGATATGTGCCGTGGTCCCCACGTGCCCAATATGCGTTTCTGCCATCATTTCAAACTGATGAGTGTGGCCGGTGCCTACTGGCGCGGTAACTCCGACAACAAGATGCTGCAACGCATCTACGGTACCGCCTGGGGTGACAAGAAAGCCCTCAGCACCCACCTAGCCCGTCTGGAAGAAGCGGCCAAACGCGACCATCGTAAGATTGGTAAGCAGCTCGACCTGTACCATATGCAGGAAGAAGCACCGGGAATGGTGTTCTGGCACAACGATGGCTGGAGCATTTTCCGCGAATTGGAAACCTTCGTGCGTCACAAGCTCAATGAGTATGTGTATGATGAGGTAAAAGGTCCGTTCATGATGGACAGGGTGCTCTGGGAGCGTTCCGGTCACTGGGACAAATACGCTGATGCCATGTTCACCACCAGCAGTGAAGCCCGTGAATATGCCATCAAGCCGATGAACTGCCCGGGTCACGTGCAGATTTTCAACCAGGGGTTGAAGTCCTACCGCGATCTGCCGCTGCGTATGGCGGAATTCGGTTGCTGTCACCGCAATGAGCCATCAGGTTCGCTGCACGGCTTGATGCGGGTCCGTGGCTTTACCCAGGATGATGCCCATATCTTCTGTACCGAAGAGCAGGTGCAGACCGAGGTGAGCGCCTGTATCAAGATGGTCTATGACACATACTCCACCTTTGGTTTCCAGAACATTGTGGTCAAGCTGTCTACCCGTCCGGAAAAGCGCATTGGTGACGATGCCATGTGGGACAGGGCAGAATCAGCCCTGATTGAAGCGCTCAATGCCAACGGCATCAGTTTCGAAATCCTGCCGGGCGAAGGTGCCTTCTACGGACCCAAGATTGAATTTACCCTGCACGACTGCCTTGACCGCGCTTGGCAGTGCGGCACAGTGCAACTGGATTACGCCTTGCCTGGCCGTTTGGGTGCCACCTATGTGGCCGAAGATAACAGTCGTCAGACACCAGTGATGATCCACCGTGCCATTTTGGGCTCTTTGGAGCGTTTTATCGGCATTCTCATAGAAGAATATGCTGGTCGCTTCCCAACCTGGCTGGCGCCTATGCAGGTTGTTGTGATGAACATAACGGACAAGCAGTCTGATTATGTTGAAGAAGTTGTCAAATTCTTCAAAGAACAGGGCATTCGTGCATCTAAAGACTTGAGGAATGAGAAAATTGGCTTTAAAATACGCGAGCACACCTTAAGGCGTGTCCCTTATCTGTTGGTGGTCGGTGACCAGGAAATGGAGAACAGGGAAATCGCGGTGCGAACCCGTGACGGGGTCGATCTTGGAAAGATGTCGATAGAGTTATTCGCTTCCAAGGTAAAAGAACAAATTTCGCATCGTAGTCTCAAATTGTTGGAGGATTAG
- a CDS encoding SDR family oxidoreductase codes for MQHWALITGGSRRIGAAIARNLHGAGYNVALHYHESAEEATALAAHFNSIRQGSCRTFRADLADAAELDSLIDQVKQLSGLKVLVNNAAVFSTDARPFSRVQASSILNTNLLAPYALATALAPQLAQQLGVVINLLDIHGRRPLKGHGLYSISKAALEMATLSLAQELAPSVRVNGVAPGAILWPETSDGQAVQQVLGQIPLSRAGEPEDIARTVRFLVEAPYISGQVIAVDGGRSACGFQGAG; via the coding sequence ATGCAGCATTGGGCACTGATCACCGGAGGCAGCCGCCGCATCGGCGCTGCCATAGCGCGCAATCTCCATGGGGCCGGCTACAATGTGGCGCTCCACTATCATGAGTCGGCAGAGGAAGCCACCGCCCTCGCCGCCCACTTCAACAGCATACGCCAGGGCTCCTGTCGCACCTTTCGGGCAGATCTTGCCGATGCCGCTGAGCTCGACAGCCTTATCGACCAGGTCAAGCAGCTCTCCGGACTGAAGGTACTGGTCAACAACGCCGCTGTGTTTAGCACAGATGCCCGGCCTTTTTCCCGGGTTCAGGCATCATCGATACTGAATACCAACTTGCTGGCACCCTATGCTCTGGCCACGGCTCTTGCCCCCCAGTTGGCACAGCAACTTGGGGTGGTCATCAACCTGCTGGATATCCATGGCCGTCGCCCGCTGAAGGGCCATGGCCTATACTCTATATCAAAGGCAGCGCTGGAAATGGCGACCCTGTCTCTGGCCCAGGAGCTGGCCCCTTCCGTGAGGGTGAATGGCGTGGCACCGGGCGCCATATTGTGGCCCGAAACCAGTGATGGACAGGCGGTACAGCAGGTGTTGGGGCAAATACCATTGAGTCGTGCGGGAGAGCCTGAAGATATCGCCCGGACGGTGCGCTTCCTTGTAGAGGCCCCCTATATCAGCGGGCAAGTGATAGCAGTGGATGGAGGTCGCAGTGCCTGTGGCTTCCAGGGAGCAGGATGA
- a CDS encoding CPXCG motif-containing cysteine-rich protein: MKVKTQTICCPHCGHHQHIDVDASGGDQDYYDDCRICCNPIHLRMHIDELHRKIELFVDGDDEQLY, encoded by the coding sequence ATGAAGGTGAAAACCCAGACCATCTGTTGCCCCCACTGTGGCCATCATCAGCACATTGATGTTGACGCCAGTGGCGGCGATCAGGATTACTACGACGACTGTCGTATATGTTGCAACCCCATACATCTGCGTATGCACATTGACGAGTTGCACCGCAAGATTGAACTCTTTGTCGATGGGGATGACGAACAGCTCTATTGA
- a CDS encoding riboflavin synthase subunit alpha, giving the protein MFTGIVQATCDVVDIQKKDKLNTLAISLPPELRKDLSLGASIATNGVCLTVTGWQDDRVFFDVMEETLSLTNLAALVPGSRVNIERSLTFGKEIGGHLLSGHIHTKARVVGVQMNGLQKDLRLELAPQWMKYVLYKGFIGVNGCSLTVGEVTRNQFRLHLIPETLRLTNLSLVSEGDWLNIEIDSQTQTIVDTVERVLAARQVQ; this is encoded by the coding sequence ATGTTTACGGGTATAGTGCAAGCCACCTGCGATGTGGTGGACATTCAAAAGAAAGACAAACTTAACACCCTGGCAATCTCTTTGCCGCCGGAATTGAGAAAAGATCTGAGCCTGGGTGCCAGTATTGCCACCAATGGCGTATGCCTGACAGTGACCGGATGGCAGGATGATAGGGTGTTTTTTGATGTGATGGAAGAGACGCTGAGCCTGACCAACCTGGCAGCGCTGGTTCCAGGCAGCAGGGTAAATATTGAACGCTCGCTGACCTTCGGAAAGGAAATTGGCGGGCATCTGCTGTCCGGCCACATACATACCAAGGCCAGGGTGGTCGGGGTGCAGATGAATGGACTGCAGAAAGATCTCAGGCTTGAACTGGCGCCACAGTGGATGAAATACGTGCTTTACAAGGGTTTTATCGGCGTCAATGGCTGCAGCCTGACCGTGGGTGAGGTGACTCGGAACCAATTCCGGCTCCATTTAATCCCGGAAACCCTGAGGCTCACCAATTTGTCTCTGGTGAGTGAAGGCGATTGGCTCAATATCGAAATCGACAGTCAAACCCAGACCATAGTAGATACGGTCGAGCGGGTATTGGCTGCCCGCCAAGTTCAATAG
- a CDS encoding MATE family efflux transporter, with product MHQSGFQAKKLIQLALPVFIAQITQTMMGFIDTMMAGRVSATDMAAVAVGTSLWLPAILFVHGMLMAFTPLFSHYHGADDSKSIRPLAFQAAYIATIGAIGVMLFLGSASLLLDKMDLEPLLQAQSEGYLNAILWGAPAYVLYQVLRGVSEGISYTLPTMVIGFIGLAVNIPANYIFIYGKFGMPAMGGAGCGVATALVFWAMLLAMTVYMQVHRKFAEVKPLGSWHRPHGKTLWQMLKLGMPIAMALFFEVSLFAIIALLLAPLGATVVAGHQIALNFSAMVFMLPLSVGIAVSIRVGYYLGREQTDTAILVTRVGLTLGFVLAACTALMTVLLRYDIARLYNSEPEVVALAGSLMLMAALYQLSDSVQVVAAAALRGYKDTRSAFGITLISYWGVGMSLGYVLGYTDLLVPAMGAHGFWTGLIAGLTTAAILFAIRLRSIQKSGRRFEFTSGH from the coding sequence ATGCATCAATCAGGCTTCCAGGCCAAAAAGCTTATTCAACTGGCATTGCCCGTGTTCATTGCCCAAATAACCCAAACCATGATGGGCTTTATTGATACCATGATGGCCGGTCGCGTCAGCGCCACGGATATGGCCGCTGTGGCTGTCGGCACCAGCCTGTGGTTGCCTGCCATTCTCTTTGTGCACGGCATGCTGATGGCCTTTACGCCCTTGTTTTCACATTACCACGGTGCCGACGATTCGAAATCCATCCGTCCGCTGGCATTCCAGGCGGCCTATATTGCCACAATTGGCGCCATCGGCGTGATGCTGTTTTTGGGCTCAGCGTCCTTATTGCTCGATAAGATGGACCTGGAGCCGCTGTTGCAGGCGCAGTCCGAAGGATACCTCAACGCCATTCTCTGGGGCGCCCCGGCCTATGTGCTGTACCAGGTGCTTCGCGGTGTCAGTGAAGGGATTTCCTATACCCTGCCAACCATGGTCATAGGCTTTATTGGCCTGGCGGTGAATATCCCGGCCAACTACATCTTCATATACGGCAAGTTCGGCATGCCCGCAATGGGAGGCGCCGGGTGCGGGGTCGCCACCGCACTGGTGTTTTGGGCCATGTTGCTGGCCATGACAGTCTACATGCAAGTGCATCGCAAATTCGCTGAGGTTAAGCCATTGGGAAGTTGGCATCGGCCCCATGGAAAAACCCTGTGGCAAATGCTTAAACTGGGTATGCCTATTGCCATGGCGCTGTTTTTCGAGGTCAGTCTGTTTGCCATAATCGCCCTGCTGCTCGCCCCTCTGGGAGCAACCGTGGTTGCGGGCCACCAGATTGCCCTGAATTTCTCGGCCATGGTCTTTATGCTGCCTTTGTCGGTCGGCATCGCCGTTTCTATCCGGGTTGGTTACTATCTGGGGCGCGAGCAGACCGATACCGCGATACTGGTCACCAGGGTGGGCTTAACGCTGGGGTTTGTATTGGCGGCCTGTACTGCTTTGATGACCGTGCTGCTGCGATATGATATCGCCCGGCTGTATAACTCTGAGCCCGAGGTGGTAGCCCTTGCCGGCAGCCTGATGCTGATGGCCGCCCTGTACCAGTTGTCAGACTCGGTGCAGGTGGTGGCTGCCGCAGCCCTTCGTGGTTATAAAGATACCCGCAGCGCTTTTGGGATCACCCTGATTTCCTATTGGGGCGTTGGTATGAGCCTGGGCTATGTGCTCGGCTATACCGACCTGCTGGTTCCTGCTATGGGGGCCCATGGTTTCTGGACCGGTCTTATCGCCGGCTTGACCACTGCGGCAATACTGTTTGCTATTCGATTGAGATCCATACAAAAAAGCGGCAGACGTTTCGAATTCACCTCCGGCCACTGA
- a CDS encoding methyl-accepting chemotaxis protein, with protein sequence MFTSLRTRFSLLFIVLTLSLLLLSVIDEWRSNHTARLATALGTQFNPAISAVLNADRDLYQARLAELQLMTIAQRTDARQKQLDSIAENLEQASDRMEQFRTLLSEFTEVQQATRGFDAAFRKWQQDLDTSIALAEKGAIDEALAHYKDVSGKNFSALRDIYNAAGEAADNQAQDLAATGNSGAERSGWISRTITLILALLSLLIAYMGPKYLVENLAAITNKVHSLARGDGDLTQRIGIARQDEIGTLARAIDDFIEQLQQMVAAVVANADTLGSELQTLDKVSAHTVELTHKQGQSIELVATAVNQMGATVREVAENAQQTAAELNQVRSQTQAGQKVLEHSVAKIGQLADAINHAAKVIGELESTSENITSVLHVIRDIAEQTNLLALNAAIEAARAGEQGRGFAVVADEVRTLASRTEKSTEDIQRMIAALQAGVTSAVAGISKGTGLVEETVGLSDEAKRALAQISEATERVGDMSAHTATATEEQSQVTEDINRNLSELSELSHNTVALVDDSQSSANRAGTLGQQLRQQVARFKIR encoded by the coding sequence ATGTTCACCAGCCTCAGAACCCGATTCAGTCTGCTGTTTATTGTTCTGACCCTGTCCCTGCTGTTACTCAGTGTCATAGACGAGTGGCGCAGCAACCATACCGCACGACTTGCAACGGCCCTGGGCACCCAGTTCAACCCGGCCATTTCGGCGGTACTCAATGCCGATCGAGACTTGTATCAGGCGCGCCTGGCGGAATTGCAACTGATGACCATTGCCCAGCGCACCGATGCCCGTCAAAAGCAGCTGGACAGCATAGCGGAAAATCTGGAGCAGGCCAGCGACCGGATGGAGCAATTCCGCACTTTGCTGAGCGAATTTACCGAGGTGCAACAGGCTACCCGAGGCTTTGATGCAGCGTTCCGGAAATGGCAGCAGGATCTCGATACCAGCATAGCTCTGGCCGAAAAGGGCGCTATCGATGAGGCTCTGGCCCACTATAAAGACGTTTCCGGGAAAAACTTTTCAGCCCTGCGGGACATATACAACGCCGCGGGAGAAGCTGCCGACAACCAGGCACAGGACCTCGCCGCGACCGGTAATAGCGGTGCCGAACGCAGCGGCTGGATTTCGCGTACCATCACCTTAATCCTGGCCCTGTTATCACTGCTAATTGCTTACATGGGCCCCAAATACCTGGTTGAAAACCTGGCGGCCATTACGAACAAGGTGCACTCACTGGCACGTGGTGACGGCGATTTGACCCAAAGAATTGGCATTGCCCGCCAGGATGAAATCGGTACCCTGGCCCGGGCCATTGATGACTTTATAGAGCAACTGCAACAGATGGTGGCGGCTGTGGTGGCCAATGCCGACACCCTCGGAAGTGAACTGCAAACCCTCGACAAGGTATCGGCCCACACTGTTGAGCTGACCCATAAGCAGGGGCAGTCGATTGAATTGGTGGCGACGGCGGTTAATCAAATGGGCGCCACGGTGCGGGAAGTGGCGGAAAATGCTCAGCAAACCGCTGCCGAATTGAATCAGGTCCGGAGTCAAACCCAGGCAGGACAGAAGGTGCTGGAGCATTCCGTCGCCAAAATAGGCCAGCTGGCCGACGCCATTAATCATGCCGCCAAGGTCATAGGAGAACTTGAAAGCACCTCGGAAAACATAACCTCAGTGCTGCATGTGATCCGCGACATTGCTGAACAAACCAATCTGCTGGCACTCAATGCGGCCATTGAAGCCGCCCGAGCCGGAGAGCAGGGTCGCGGCTTTGCTGTGGTGGCCGATGAGGTCAGAACCCTCGCCAGTCGCACCGAAAAATCCACCGAGGACATTCAGCGTATGATCGCCGCCTTGCAAGCCGGCGTGACCAGTGCCGTTGCCGGGATAAGTAAAGGCACAGGCCTGGTGGAAGAGACTGTTGGCCTGAGTGACGAGGCCAAGCGTGCCCTGGCGCAAATCAGCGAGGCCACGGAGCGTGTCGGCGATATGTCTGCACATACGGCAACCGCCACCGAAGAACAAAGTCAGGTCACAGAGGATATCAATCGCAACCTGAGCGAACTGTCAGAGTTGAGTCACAATACCGTCGCTCTGGTGGACGACAGTCAATCCAGCGCCAACCGCGCCGGAACCCTTGGGCAACAGCTCAGGCAACAGGTGGCCAGATTCAAGATCCGCTGA